A single region of the Actinomycetes bacterium genome encodes:
- a CDS encoding aldo/keto reductase: MQQRRLGRLGHQSSVLIYGAAALAEVDQDTADASVQLALDAGINHFDVAASYGDAELRLGPWMPTIRDRIFLATKTGLRDRDEAWAQINHSLERLQTDHLDLIQVHAVGDLDELDLVTRPGGSLEAAVRARDEGLAGAVGITGHGHQAPATHLEALRRFPFDTVLTPLNHVLGQDAAYLADYQALVAEVQAQDAGLMIIKVASRRNWPEPVEHGYTTWYEPFDDKQGVAAAVAWVLSHPEVTGIATPGDVRLLPLLIEAEERLPETSLAD; encoded by the coding sequence GTGCAGCAGCGGAGACTGGGTCGCCTTGGCCATCAGAGTTCGGTCCTGATCTACGGCGCGGCCGCCCTGGCCGAGGTCGACCAGGACACCGCCGACGCCTCGGTCCAGCTGGCCCTGGACGCCGGGATCAACCACTTCGACGTCGCGGCCAGCTACGGCGACGCCGAGCTGCGCCTGGGCCCGTGGATGCCCACGATCAGGGACAGGATCTTCCTGGCCACCAAGACCGGGCTGCGGGACCGGGACGAGGCGTGGGCGCAGATCAACCACAGCCTGGAGCGGCTGCAGACCGACCACCTCGACCTCATCCAGGTCCACGCCGTCGGCGACCTGGACGAGCTGGACCTGGTCACCCGACCCGGCGGGTCGCTGGAGGCGGCGGTCCGGGCCAGGGACGAGGGCCTGGCCGGCGCGGTCGGGATCACCGGCCACGGCCACCAGGCCCCGGCCACCCACCTGGAGGCCCTGCGGCGGTTCCCCTTCGACACCGTCCTCACCCCGCTCAACCACGTGCTGGGTCAGGATGCGGCGTACCTGGCCGACTACCAGGCCCTGGTCGCCGAGGTCCAGGCTCAGGACGCGGGGCTGATGATCATCAAGGTGGCGTCGCGCCGGAACTGGCCGGAGCCGGTCGAGCACGGCTACACGACCTGGTACGAGCCGTTCGACGACAAGCAGGGGGTCGCCGCCGCGGTTGCCTGGGTGCTGTCGCATCCCGAGGTGACCGGGATCGCCACCCCCGGCGACGTGCGCCTGCTGCCCCTGCTCATCGAGGCCGAGGAGCGCCTGCCCGAGACCAGCCTGGCCGAC
- a CDS encoding tyrosine-type recombinase/integrase codes for MVRRAGLPAAVHVHTLRHSAASFLAAAGVPASDLAAQLGHADGGALALRVYVHALPDAAAKAAAHLDAALGGAE; via the coding sequence CTGGTCCGCCGGGCCGGGCTTCCCGCGGCGGTGCACGTGCACACGCTCCGCCACTCGGCCGCGAGCTTCCTGGCCGCGGCCGGCGTGCCCGCGTCGGACCTGGCCGCCCAGCTCGGCCACGCCGACGGCGGCGCCCTGGCCCTGCGGGTGTACGTCCACGCGCTTCCGGACGCGGCGGCGAAGGCGGCGGCGCACCTGGATGCCGCGCTCGGCGGCGCCGAGTGA